One genomic window of Candidatus Shapirobacteria bacterium includes the following:
- a CDS encoding transglycosylase domain-containing protein, which yields MSGTKNKKAKRKKTKGKKLRLALFLGIFLLLTGIVVLAVAVSQDLPNPKKLMTYEYPESSQIFDNKGKLLYEMYSEKRRLPVELGEVPESLKKATLAIEDSGFYSHFGFDLRGIVRGLYRTIVERRLQGGSTLTQQLVKNALLTPERTVSRKIKEAVLTVVTEIYYSKDQILEMYFNQTPYGGTLWGVQAASKGIFNKNVGELTLAESALIAGLPGSPSKYSPFKNPVAAINRRNMVLARMRELEYITAEQEEQSKNEEPNFYINKGNLVAPHFVFYVRQQLIDKYGIKKVNEGGLKIKTTLDSDLQNFAETAIASEMAKLVRYKVSNGAALITEPKSGKILAMVGSKDYFSIDIDGEYNVTTALRQPGSSIKPLNYAVAIENGKITAASVINDGPTCFNVTGLKSYCPTNYGNRYFGLQTVRNSLASSLNIAAVKVLKLNGLEAFVASASAMGISTFNNASDFGLSLTLGGGEVKMTDMNVAFGVLANMGSKQPLNPILEVRDRNDEVIDEYKYVPGDRVLSRETSFIIQQILSDDGARAMVFGRGSMLNIKGHSEVAVKTGTTNDLRDNWTIGYTPDVVVTTWVGNNDNSKMSGVVSGTTGAAPIWNKIMTYYLQDRPIKKPVMPSNVVGMYVCNVTGGLVPDEGCDSHYEYFKNEYKPTSKIPLRANVLIDKDTGRVVSDGDNKPNTEWQDHAVIKDISGVTVCLDCPLTNPEAEKVVTTIN from the coding sequence ATGAGTGGAACCAAAAACAAAAAAGCCAAGAGAAAGAAGACGAAGGGTAAAAAACTGCGGTTGGCTTTGTTTTTGGGAATATTTTTACTTTTGACAGGGATAGTAGTTTTGGCTGTGGCGGTGTCTCAGGATTTGCCCAATCCCAAAAAGTTGATGACGTATGAATATCCGGAATCATCTCAAATTTTTGATAATAAGGGAAAACTTTTATATGAAATGTATTCTGAAAAAAGAAGGCTGCCGGTAGAACTTGGGGAAGTCCCGGAGAGCCTGAAAAAGGCGACTCTGGCAATCGAGGATTCAGGTTTTTACAGTCATTTCGGATTTGATCTAAGGGGTATTGTCCGCGGACTATATCGGACAATTGTAGAAAGAAGACTTCAGGGCGGCTCAACTCTAACGCAGCAGCTAGTCAAAAACGCTCTATTGACTCCGGAAAGGACGGTGTCCCGAAAGATAAAAGAGGCAGTACTGACAGTTGTCACGGAGATTTATTATTCAAAAGATCAGATTTTAGAAATGTACTTTAACCAAACCCCTTATGGAGGAACATTGTGGGGAGTCCAAGCAGCTTCAAAAGGGATTTTTAATAAAAACGTGGGTGAATTAACTTTAGCAGAATCGGCACTGATTGCGGGGCTTCCAGGATCACCTTCCAAATACTCCCCTTTTAAAAATCCGGTAGCGGCCATTAACAGACGAAATATGGTGTTGGCGAGAATGAGAGAGTTGGAATATATAACAGCGGAGCAGGAGGAACAGTCCAAAAATGAGGAACCCAATTTTTATATTAATAAGGGGAATCTGGTGGCGCCTCATTTTGTCTTTTATGTCAGACAGCAATTAATAGATAAATACGGAATTAAAAAGGTGAATGAAGGCGGCCTGAAAATAAAAACAACCCTTGACTCTGACCTACAAAATTTTGCTGAAACGGCAATAGCGTCTGAAATGGCAAAACTAGTTAGATATAAGGTTTCGAACGGAGCAGCCCTGATTACCGAACCAAAGAGCGGAAAAATTCTGGCCATGGTAGGGTCAAAGGACTATTTCTCGATAGACATAGATGGCGAATATAATGTGACGACGGCTTTGCGACAACCCGGGTCGTCGATAAAACCACTTAATTATGCGGTGGCAATAGAAAATGGAAAAATTACGGCGGCATCGGTAATCAATGACGGGCCGACTTGTTTTAATGTGACGGGATTGAAATCATACTGTCCGACGAATTACGGGAATAGGTACTTTGGGCTGCAAACGGTACGGAATTCGTTGGCGAGCTCTTTGAATATCGCGGCGGTAAAAGTATTAAAGCTGAACGGATTGGAAGCATTTGTTGCTTCGGCCTCGGCGATGGGAATATCAACCTTTAACAACGCTTCTGACTTTGGATTGTCACTAACTTTAGGAGGAGGAGAGGTAAAAATGACCGATATGAACGTGGCATTTGGAGTGTTGGCAAATATGGGGTCGAAACAACCATTAAATCCGATATTGGAAGTCAGAGACAGAAACGACGAGGTTATCGATGAGTATAAATATGTTCCGGGAGATAGGGTGTTGTCACGAGAGACATCTTTTATTATCCAACAAATTTTGTCTGATGACGGAGCCAGGGCAATGGTTTTCGGGAGAGGATCAATGTTAAACATTAAAGGTCATTCGGAGGTGGCGGTAAAGACAGGGACAACAAACGATCTAAGAGATAACTGGACAATCGGATATACTCCCGATGTAGTAGTAACGACATGGGTGGGAAATAATGATAATTCAAAAATGAGCGGAGTGGTTTCCGGAACGACCGGGGCGGCACCGATATGGAATAAAATTATGACCTATTATCTACAAGACAGGCCGATAAAAAAGCCGGTGATGCCATCAAATGTAGTGGGTATGTATGTTTGTAATGTTACGGGGGGTCTGGTACCGGACGAGGGCTGTGACAGTCACTACGAATACTTTAAAAACGAATATAAACCAACCAGCAAGATACCTCTCCGGGCTAATGTATTGATCGACAAAGATACCGGGAGAGTGGTCAGTGATGGTGATAATAAACCTAATACGGAATGGCAGGATCACGCGGTGATAAAAGATATAAGCGGAGTAACGGTGTGTCTGGACTGCCCGCTAACCAATCCTGAGGCAGAAAAAGTGGTTACGACAATAAATTAA
- a CDS encoding PBP1A family penicillin-binding protein yields MGRKKRVEGIKRFLILAGRPLVRTVKRISWGYFMGTILMVAMTVGMVWLYKQFLVDLPNINEIYNPPRLSTRILDRRGKLLYKFYDEENRSWTSIDRIPESLINATIAIEDKEFYQHHGISIKGIIQAVLYNFRKNGQQGPRGGSTITQQLVKNVYFTREKTWQRKIKEAILAVVLETKLTKKEILERYFNQVAYGGETYGAQEAAIKYFGKNVWEITAAESTFLAGLPAAPSSYSPFGSSPEYAHIRQLQVIDQMVNAGYIDERRALQLKNEKIVIAEENRIIRAPHFVFYVKDILEKKYGFVNFGRLGLTVTTSLDSDIQTMAEEKVKSETEKVKRLRISNGAAVVIDVKTGEILAMVGSKDYYSKEIDGKYNVTTALRQPGSSIKPINYLLALKNGMTLMSTIEDSPITYYVKGQKPYSPNNYNGKYMGQVTLRTALANSLNVPSVKLLEKNGVNNMIDLAESMGITTWTDRSRFGLALALGGAEVRMTELAQAYSVFANMGKKIDLSPVLRINNYLGETIFEKRQESDEIFEPRYAFLINNVLSDNQARTTIFGPNSLLRIEGKNVAVKTGTTNNLKDNWCIGWTPSYLVAAWVGNNDSSPMSWVASGISGATPIWNQIMKEMLAQKTDESWEVPYDVIKVNVCGREEYFSVGTEKDVKCSLHITPTPAQK; encoded by the coding sequence ATGGGGCGAAAGAAAAGGGTGGAAGGGATAAAACGATTTTTAATTTTAGCCGGTCGGCCATTGGTAAGGACGGTGAAACGAATTTCGTGGGGTTATTTTATGGGAACAATATTGATGGTGGCGATGACGGTGGGAATGGTGTGGCTTTATAAACAATTTTTGGTTGATTTGCCAAATATTAACGAAATTTATAATCCTCCAAGATTGTCAACAAGAATATTGGACCGGAGGGGGAAACTGCTATATAAATTTTACGACGAGGAAAACCGAAGCTGGACTTCAATAGACAGAATCCCAGAGTCACTGATAAATGCAACTATTGCAATAGAAGATAAAGAGTTTTACCAACATCATGGAATATCGATAAAAGGGATAATTCAGGCAGTCTTATATAACTTCAGAAAAAACGGCCAACAGGGGCCGAGAGGCGGGTCAACCATTACACAGCAGTTGGTAAAAAATGTTTATTTCACCCGGGAAAAAACCTGGCAAAGAAAAATAAAAGAGGCAATTTTGGCGGTGGTGTTGGAAACAAAATTAACTAAAAAGGAAATATTGGAAAGGTATTTTAATCAGGTTGCTTATGGCGGAGAAACGTATGGGGCACAGGAAGCGGCAATTAAATATTTTGGCAAAAATGTATGGGAAATAACGGCGGCTGAGTCAACCTTTTTGGCCGGTTTGCCGGCAGCGCCAAGCTCCTACTCCCCTTTCGGCAGCAGCCCGGAATATGCCCACATCAGACAACTACAAGTAATCGACCAGATGGTGAATGCCGGCTATATTGACGAGAGGCGGGCTCTTCAGCTAAAAAACGAGAAGATTGTAATTGCTGAAGAAAACAGAATAATCAGAGCACCTCATTTTGTGTTTTATGTAAAAGATATTTTGGAAAAAAAATATGGATTTGTAAATTTTGGCCGGTTGGGGCTGACGGTTACTACGAGCCTTGATAGCGATATTCAAACGATGGCCGAAGAAAAAGTGAAAAGCGAAACGGAAAAGGTGAAAAGGCTTCGAATTAGTAACGGGGCGGCAGTGGTAATTGACGTTAAGACAGGTGAGATATTGGCTATGGTTGGGTCTAAAGACTATTATTCAAAGGAGATTGACGGTAAATATAATGTGACGACAGCGCTGAGGCAACCGGGGTCGTCGATAAAACCGATAAATTATCTTCTGGCGTTAAAAAACGGAATGACTCTAATGTCGACAATTGAGGACAGCCCGATTACCTATTATGTGAAAGGGCAAAAACCGTATAGTCCGAATAATTATAATGGTAAATATATGGGACAGGTGACACTAAGAACTGCTCTGGCGAATTCCCTAAACGTGCCCTCGGTAAAGTTACTGGAAAAAAACGGAGTGAATAATATGATTGATCTGGCTGAAAGCATGGGGATTACCACATGGACAGACAGATCGAGATTTGGACTGGCCCTGGCGCTGGGTGGCGCAGAGGTGAGAATGACAGAACTGGCTCAAGCTTATTCAGTTTTTGCCAATATGGGTAAAAAGATAGATTTAAGTCCGGTATTAAGAATTAACAACTATCTGGGGGAAACAATTTTTGAAAAGAGGCAGGAAAGTGATGAAATATTTGAGCCCAGATATGCTTTTTTGATAAATAATGTGTTGTCGGATAATCAGGCCAGAACTACGATCTTCGGGCCAAATTCACTGCTAAGAATTGAGGGGAAAAATGTGGCAGTAAAAACCGGAACGACTAACAATCTTAAGGATAATTGGTGTATCGGTTGGACACCGAGTTACCTGGTGGCGGCATGGGTGGGAAACAACGACAGCTCGCCCATGAGCTGGGTGGCGTCGGGAATTTCCGGGGCGACGCCGATTTGGAATCAAATAATGAAGGAAATGCTTGCGCAAAAAACAGATGAAAGTTGGGAGGTGCCATATGATGTGATAAAAGTTAATGTCTGCGGGAGGGAGGAATATTTTTCGGTGGGGACTGAAAAAGATGTAAAATGCTCACTACATATAACGCCCACACCTGCTCAAAAATAA
- a CDS encoding carbohydrate kinase family protein has product MYDIISFGASTVDILVKSEQLVQKNGILGLPVSSKNEISQSLICSGGGGSNSSVAFSRLGLKTACVSLLGSDTLSRYVMSDFATEKVDTSLLSRPPDELTDFSVILVAHDGSRSIMTYRGKNRLEEKHLAWSKIEKTKWFYIASLEGNLDLLEKLIGFAFDHKIKVALNPGNRELSKKRQIIPLLKYIDFFLLNKTESENLMDSQNDDSGFWSKVAALKSLITAVTNGRQGAHVFTCGQHLFSPIINIKPVDETGAGDSFGSAFVAALIYGKDPGEALSWGIKNSASVVSAMGAKTALLTLKQIK; this is encoded by the coding sequence ATGTACGATATTATATCTTTTGGTGCCTCAACTGTCGATATTCTTGTCAAATCTGAACAATTAGTTCAAAAAAACGGGATTTTAGGTCTGCCTGTTTCTTCCAAAAATGAAATTTCTCAGAGTTTAATTTGTTCGGGTGGTGGGGGCAGTAATTCTTCGGTTGCTTTTTCCCGTCTCGGTCTGAAAACTGCCTGCGTTTCGCTTCTCGGCAGCGACACCCTTAGTCGTTATGTTATGTCAGATTTTGCCACAGAAAAAGTGGATACTTCCCTTCTGAGCCGTCCCCCCGATGAGCTTACCGATTTTTCTGTAATTCTGGTTGCTCACGATGGTAGTCGCTCGATTATGACCTATCGCGGTAAAAATCGACTCGAAGAAAAACATCTTGCTTGGTCAAAAATTGAAAAAACCAAGTGGTTTTATATCGCTTCCCTCGAAGGCAACCTTGATCTTTTAGAAAAATTAATTGGTTTTGCCTTTGATCACAAAATCAAAGTAGCCTTGAATCCCGGCAATAGGGAACTATCAAAAAAAAGACAAATAATTCCGCTCCTAAAATATATCGACTTTTTCCTTCTCAACAAAACAGAATCCGAAAATCTAATGGATTCCCAAAACGATGATTCTGGTTTCTGGTCAAAGGTTGCCGCCCTTAAATCACTTATTACTGCGGTAACCAATGGCCGGCAGGGCGCTCACGTTTTCACCTGTGGTCAGCATCTTTTTTCACCCATTATCAATATCAAACCGGTCGATGAAACCGGGGCCGGAGATTCCTTTGGTTCGGCTTTTGTAGCGGCTCTGATTTACGGAAAAGATCCCGGGGAAGCCCTGTCCTGGGGTATAAAAAACTCAGCCTCTGTTGTTTCCGCCATGGGAGCAAAAACCGCTCTGTTAACTCTAAAGCAAATCAAGTAG
- a CDS encoding class II fructose-bisphosphate aldolase, with amino-acid sequence MNTLRQYFDQYKSNHLSLPAFNIDCFEIYQAVESAVSETNLPCIVQLSTGEDIFVRAERLLMLVKKARIEGLPIFLNMDHGKDISRLKRLLTLGFDMVHFDGSAFSYQENLEISKNFISEIRHSNPDSLIEVEFNKINLIENGFSAESFTKPLQASEFMSATGADLLAVSIGNLHGVNTTYPENIDLDLLSQIAASIPENFLTLHGGSGISPEQIDRAIQTGIVKININTDLRLKYLSSLRHSLSAINSEKIYEYLAPAIDEVKEIVKQRIVQLSLSHS; translated from the coding sequence ATGAACACCCTTCGCCAATATTTTGATCAATATAAATCAAACCATCTTTCTCTGCCTGCCTTCAACATAGACTGTTTTGAAATCTATCAGGCCGTCGAAAGTGCTGTCTCCGAGACAAACTTACCCTGCATTGTTCAACTATCAACTGGCGAAGATATTTTCGTCCGAGCAGAAAGATTATTGATGTTGGTTAAAAAAGCCAGAATTGAAGGTCTGCCGATTTTTCTCAACATGGATCATGGAAAAGATATTTCCCGCCTTAAACGGTTGCTCACTCTTGGTTTTGACATGGTCCATTTTGATGGTTCTGCCTTCAGTTATCAGGAAAATTTAGAAATTTCCAAAAATTTTATCTCCGAAATACGCCATTCAAACCCCGATTCTCTTATAGAAGTCGAATTTAACAAAATTAATCTGATCGAAAACGGATTTTCCGCAGAAAGTTTCACCAAACCCCTCCAAGCTTCCGAATTTATGTCTGCCACTGGCGCCGATCTTTTGGCTGTATCCATTGGCAATCTCCATGGTGTCAACACTACCTATCCCGAAAATATTGACCTTGATCTTCTTTCCCAAATAGCTGCATCCATTCCCGAAAATTTTCTTACCCTCCACGGTGGTTCAGGTATCAGCCCCGAGCAAATCGATCGGGCCATTCAAACGGGGATTGTCAAGATCAATATCAACACCGATCTTCGTTTGAAATATCTCTCCTCCCTTCGCCACAGCTTATCGGCGATAAATTCAGAAAAAATCTACGAATACCTTGCCCCCGCCATCGACGAAGTGAAAGAAATTGTCAAGCAAAGAATTGTGCAGCTTTCCCTTTCTCATTCTTAG
- a CDS encoding transketolase C-terminal domain-containing protein: MVKDLSIRQAFGETLTKLARHDRSIYVVNADLKSSLSLNKFAKLFPSRFIECGVAEANAAGVAAGLAKTGKKVFLTSFSCFSPSINWNTIKQSICYNHANVTIVGSHSGLFSTDLGATHQMLEDVALMRSLPNMQVFAPLDAIETEKIVSVIARSPLPSYLRLIRPHTPSIYNPKNSFTIGKSYVLKRGHSVTVLGYGPTLIQAFNIGSTSVEIINCSSIKPLDSETILKSVEKTGRLIVLEDHQKNGGLGEAVASLVLSAGLSPKFIHLAVDNRFGQSAKDFRELYKHYGIGVDYLREAVNVIMSSR, from the coding sequence ATGGTTAAAGACCTATCCATCCGCCAGGCTTTTGGAGAAACTCTTACCAAACTTGCCAGGCATGATAGAAGTATTTATGTCGTCAATGCCGACTTAAAATCATCGCTTTCTTTAAATAAGTTCGCCAAATTATTCCCTTCCCGCTTCATTGAGTGTGGTGTCGCCGAAGCCAATGCCGCCGGCGTTGCCGCCGGCTTAGCCAAAACCGGCAAAAAAGTTTTTCTTACTTCATTTTCCTGTTTTTCCCCATCCATAAACTGGAATACCATTAAGCAATCCATCTGTTATAACCATGCCAATGTCACTATCGTTGGTTCTCACTCCGGTCTTTTCAGTACCGACCTTGGCGCCACCCATCAGATGCTCGAAGACGTCGCCCTTATGCGCTCCTTACCAAATATGCAGGTTTTTGCTCCGCTTGACGCCATTGAAACCGAAAAAATAGTCTCCGTAATTGCCCGAAGCCCCCTGCCTTCATATCTTCGCCTGATCCGCCCTCACACTCCCTCAATTTATAATCCCAAAAACAGCTTTACCATCGGAAAATCTTATGTTTTAAAAAGAGGGCACAGTGTCACGGTTTTGGGTTATGGCCCAACCCTGATTCAGGCTTTCAACATTGGCTCCACCAGTGTTGAAATTATAAATTGCTCTTCTATAAAACCGCTAGATTCCGAGACCATTTTAAAAAGTGTTGAAAAAACCGGCCGCCTGATCGTTCTCGAAGACCATCAAAAAAATGGCGGATTGGGGGAAGCTGTCGCTTCCCTGGTACTATCTGCCGGTCTCTCCCCGAAATTTATTCATCTTGCCGTCGACAACCGTTTTGGCCAATCAGCCAAAGACTTTCGGGAACTTTATAAACACTATGGTATCGGTGTCGATTATTTACGCGAAGCCGTAAATGTTATCATGTCATCTAGATGA
- a CDS encoding transketolase: MLLAPRVNNLKTISRELRLDLLDMIYQSGGGHIGGSLSSLDLMIAVYFSDVFNHKKDHFVLSAGHLCPALYVVLAKLGLFSRELLSSYSSFGSILQGHVSTDVPGVEYSAGSLGQGLSFSCGLALGDKKNTTICLTSDGEHQEGQTWEAAMFASKYHLGNLINIVDYNHYQIDGATDDIMPLGNLAGKYVQFGWTVTTVDGHDFKKITKAIKDAQDSDFPNCIIAKTIIGKGVSFMQHDYHYHDIKNLPENLHQRARKEIDNHG; this comes from the coding sequence ATGCTTCTTGCCCCCCGGGTTAACAACCTAAAGACAATCAGCCGTGAACTTCGTCTTGATCTGCTGGATATGATTTACCAATCAGGTGGAGGCCATATCGGAGGTTCGCTTTCTTCTCTGGACCTAATGATTGCTGTCTATTTTTCCGATGTTTTTAACCACAAAAAAGATCATTTTGTCCTGTCTGCCGGCCATCTTTGCCCGGCCTTGTATGTAGTCCTGGCGAAATTAGGGCTTTTTTCCAGAGAGCTTCTTTCTTCCTATTCTTCCTTTGGCTCCATTCTCCAGGGGCATGTTTCCACCGATGTTCCCGGAGTTGAATATTCCGCCGGCTCCCTGGGCCAGGGACTGTCGTTTTCCTGTGGACTGGCACTTGGCGATAAAAAGAATACCACCATATGTCTCACCTCCGATGGGGAGCACCAGGAAGGGCAAACCTGGGAAGCCGCCATGTTTGCCAGCAAATATCATCTCGGCAACCTGATAAATATTGTCGACTACAACCACTATCAAATCGATGGGGCTACCGACGACATAATGCCCCTGGGTAATCTTGCCGGCAAGTATGTTCAATTCGGCTGGACTGTTACCACTGTCGATGGTCACGATTTTAAAAAAATTACCAAGGCCATAAAGGACGCCCAAGACTCCGATTTTCCCAATTGTATAATTGCCAAAACCATTATTGGCAAGGGCGTTTCTTTCATGCAGCACGACTACCACTACCACGACATTAAAAATTTGCCCGAAAATCTACATCAAAGGGCCAGAAAAGAAATCGACAACCATGGTTAA
- a CDS encoding sigma-70 family RNA polymerase sigma factor, with protein MDIFYNKYYQSVRGFVAKRIDDEGLAEELTNDILMAAIKSLPNYDNKCSEFSWICSIAKHKIIDYYRKKKIKTVLFSVSEVFEDVADKALSPERESIEAELKGEIKKTLRELKAGYGSLLRLKYVDGMKIRQIAGILKLSVKAVESRLIRAKKQFRLAWNYDQKKS; from the coding sequence GTGGACATTTTTTATAACAAATACTATCAAAGCGTCCGGGGCTTTGTGGCAAAAAGGATTGATGATGAAGGGTTGGCTGAGGAGCTGACAAACGACATATTGATGGCAGCGATTAAGTCGCTACCTAATTACGACAATAAGTGCTCTGAATTCAGTTGGATTTGCAGTATTGCCAAGCATAAAATAATTGACTATTACCGAAAGAAAAAAATAAAGACGGTGCTGTTTTCGGTTTCGGAAGTGTTTGAAGATGTGGCCGATAAAGCCCTCAGCCCGGAGCGAGAAAGTATAGAGGCCGAGCTAAAGGGTGAAATTAAAAAAACACTAAGGGAGCTAAAAGCAGGATACGGCAGCCTTTTACGACTAAAGTATGTAGACGGAATGAAGATCAGACAAATCGCCGGTATTTTGAAATTGAGTGTAAAAGCGGTTGAATCCCGGCTAATAAGGGCCAAAAAACAGTTCCGTCTGGCGTGGAACTATGATCAAAAAAAGAGTTGA
- a CDS encoding alpha/beta hydrolase codes for MRKIIVVSGLGDSKRELGLGSAWWKNEGLRPFIFLPNWGNGKGVKPKLVRLLKMIDKESGKETIFLMGISAGASLAMNAFLQRLDRVEKMVSLCGRLRFGYSPDKIRRKMQKETLAYRAFRESVKLLESNVKNLEKKDRKRVLTVSAKFGDELIPIETSRLEGAKNILIPTAEHILSIFGGMTVHFKPIREFLLGKQGGSKIY; via the coding sequence ATGAGGAAAATAATCGTAGTATCGGGTTTGGGAGACAGCAAACGCGAGCTTGGCCTTGGGTCGGCCTGGTGGAAAAATGAGGGATTAAGGCCGTTTATATTTCTACCAAATTGGGGAAACGGTAAAGGAGTAAAGCCAAAGCTCGTCAGATTATTAAAAATGATTGATAAAGAAAGTGGAAAAGAGACAATTTTTTTGATGGGAATCAGCGCCGGAGCTAGCTTGGCGATGAATGCTTTTTTACAAAGGCTTGATCGGGTAGAAAAAATGGTGAGTCTGTGCGGCAGATTAAGGTTTGGGTATTCCCCGGATAAAATCAGGAGAAAAATGCAAAAAGAGACATTGGCCTATCGGGCGTTTAGGGAATCGGTAAAATTGCTGGAATCCAATGTCAAAAACCTGGAAAAAAAAGATAGAAAAAGAGTCCTGACGGTTAGCGCCAAATTCGGCGATGAGCTAATTCCGATCGAAACGTCACGGTTGGAGGGGGCAAAAAACATTTTGATACCGACGGCGGAGCATATTTTGTCAATTTTTGGCGGAATGACGGTCCATTTTAAACCGATAAGAGAGTTTTTGCTGGGAAAACAGGGTGGGAGTAAAATATACTAG
- a CDS encoding nucleotidyltransferase domain-containing protein: MTNVVMSDEAEGALQNIFEITKPISIFVYGSRARTDFKPTSDYEVGAIYLKENKPRRAEIAALHNVEGLNVYPFAAEGLKQYNLDTPFPRAIYLRELIGSSRTVFGQEILEKMELPVIRLTDLLESAAFEVATAFAAVRSFRTNDLITTSINFKSALFGARILEILELKKFPLTYDGIFETTKQLDLSPEYLPLLDHAMRVRRGEKIQEQFLFTNITFLNQEVLKKVKHELSASGDRTVLPGKKIEW; encoded by the coding sequence ATGACAAACGTGGTAATGAGTGATGAGGCAGAAGGGGCGCTTCAAAATATCTTTGAAATTACAAAACCGATTTCTATTTTTGTTTATGGCTCTCGAGCCAGAACAGATTTTAAACCAACCAGTGATTATGAGGTCGGGGCAATTTATTTAAAAGAAAATAAACCAAGAAGGGCTGAAATTGCGGCGTTACATAATGTCGAGGGGTTGAATGTTTATCCTTTTGCGGCTGAGGGGCTGAAACAATATAACCTGGATACGCCATTTCCCAGGGCAATATATCTTAGGGAACTTATTGGCAGTAGCAGGACAGTATTTGGGCAGGAGATTTTGGAGAAAATGGAGCTGCCGGTGATTAGATTAACAGATTTATTGGAGAGTGCGGCTTTTGAAGTGGCTACAGCGTTTGCGGCAGTTAGGTCGTTTAGAACAAATGATTTAATAACTACTTCGATAAACTTTAAATCAGCGCTCTTTGGGGCCAGGATTTTGGAAATTTTAGAACTAAAGAAATTTCCTTTAACTTATGATGGAATCTTTGAAACGACAAAACAGTTAGACCTAAGTCCTGAATATTTGCCCTTACTTGATCATGCCATGAGAGTAAGGCGGGGAGAAAAAATTCAGGAACAATTTTTATTTACGAACATTACTTTTTTAAACCAAGAAGTTCTTAAAAAGGTAAAACATGAATTATCGGCAAGTGGCGATAGAACGGTTTTACCGGGGAAGAAAATTGAGTGGTAG
- a CDS encoding endonuclease/exonuclease/phosphatase family protein, producing MDILCWNIMSGGFNGYDSMASKPERLDLLVEAIKGVNADFVSLVDTHRWTEVFTPDDLRGLFGYENVYFVGLNDQRLKVKGHDNGIAVLTRLPITRFETVRLATRNAIRSVIMNGGKELEIFSVYLDDLSEDTRLRQVMALLGLIDFAKPTVFAGDLNTISASEVPEARENIEKLFSRYPQARVMEPSLREMMRGEVIKKIEERGFVDMGKGAGNTIPSKLSPIPIDRPLLRLDYGFCTKGVVVEGFEVLREEIFDKVSDHYPIRMKVSLG from the coding sequence ATGGATATTTTGTGCTGGAACATAATGAGCGGAGGGTTTAATGGCTACGACAGTATGGCCAGTAAACCCGAAAGGTTAGATTTGTTGGTAGAAGCAATAAAGGGAGTTAACGCCGATTTTGTCAGTTTGGTTGACACACACAGATGGACTGAGGTGTTTACGCCTGATGATTTGAGAGGATTATTTGGATATGAAAATGTCTATTTTGTGGGGCTTAATGACCAGAGGCTTAAGGTAAAAGGGCATGATAATGGTATTGCTGTTTTAACACGATTGCCGATTACAAGATTTGAGACGGTGAGATTGGCAACGAGAAATGCAATTAGATCTGTGATTATGAATGGAGGAAAAGAATTGGAGATATTTTCAGTATATTTGGATGACTTAAGTGAGGATACGAGACTAAGGCAGGTAATGGCACTTTTGGGGCTAATTGATTTTGCTAAACCGACGGTATTTGCCGGAGACTTAAATACCATAAGTGCAAGTGAGGTACCGGAAGCGAGGGAAAATATAGAGAAGTTATTTTCTAGATACCCGCAAGCCCGGGTGATGGAGCCGTCTTTGAGGGAAATGATGCGGGGAGAGGTGATCAAAAAAATCGAAGAAAGGGGTTTTGTTGATATGGGAAAAGGGGCGGGAAATACAATACCGAGTAAACTGTCGCCTATTCCAATAGATAGACCTTTATTAAGGTTAGATTACGGCTTTTGCACCAAAGGGGTGGTAGTGGAAGGTTTTGAGGTATTAAGGGAAGAGATATTTGACAAGGTGTCGGATCATTATCCTATTAGGATGAAGGTTTCCTTGGGATGA